A DNA window from Solanum lycopersicum chromosome 3, SLM_r2.1 contains the following coding sequences:
- the LOC138347474 gene encoding uncharacterized protein: MESEQVFLKVSPMKGVMRFGKRGLSGVHLIFHVSMLKKYHSDGNYIIRWDSVLFDENLSYEEEPIVILDREVRKLRSKEIAAIKVQWKNRHVEESTWESETDMHERYPHVFTDSSTLSCPRHSFDRLRTNDE, encoded by the exons atggagagTGAACAAGTCTtcctgaaggtttcacccatgaaaggtgtgatgcggtttggtaagcgag ggttgtcaggagtgcacctgatatttcatgtgtctatgctgaaaaaataccatagtgatggaaattatattattcgttgggattcagttcttttTGATGAGAATCTATCTTATGAGGAAGAGCCTATTGTTATTCTAGATAGGGAGGTCCGCAAATTGAGATCAAAAGAGATTGCTGCTAttaaggttcagtggaagaatcggcatgttgaagagtccacttgggagagtgAGACTGATATGCATGAAAGATATCCACATGTTTTTACCGATTCGTCTACTCTTTCTTGCCCTCGCCATTCTTTTGATCGTTTGAGGACGAACGATGAGTAA